From Syntrophales bacterium, a single genomic window includes:
- a CDS encoding TIGR04255 family protein has translation MKTYTTFPKAPIVEAVLDIQVEPAEGMNMKQIGTFFDHVKGRYPEKEMRAKGSAVIRISPQGPSMDEPSVQPVGYMYRSSEEKKAVQARIDGYTFNKFNPYESWGAFSAEARELWQRYVETAKPNRLKRLALRYINRIEIPLPIRDFKDYLLTIPEIAPNLPQSLADFIMRLAVPNPEIEATAVISVVMDQSSSAKILPIIFDIDVFKITNHPGNSEDIWNDFDQLRIFKNEIFFNSITDKAKELFQ, from the coding sequence GTGAAGACATATACAACATTTCCCAAAGCACCGATCGTCGAAGCGGTTCTCGATATCCAGGTCGAACCGGCCGAAGGGATGAACATGAAACAAATCGGGACGTTCTTCGATCATGTGAAGGGACGATATCCCGAAAAGGAAATGCGGGCGAAGGGGTCTGCCGTCATTCGCATCTCGCCGCAGGGGCCAAGCATGGATGAACCGTCGGTGCAGCCGGTCGGCTACATGTATCGCTCTTCGGAGGAAAAGAAGGCGGTTCAGGCTAGGATCGATGGATACACCTTCAACAAGTTCAATCCCTATGAAAGCTGGGGTGCTTTTAGCGCCGAGGCCCGAGAACTCTGGCAGCGCTATGTTGAAACGGCCAAACCCAACAGGCTGAAAAGATTGGCCTTACGTTACATCAACCGTATCGAAATCCCCCTGCCGATCAGGGATTTCAAAGATTATCTTTTGACGATTCCCGAAATTGCGCCCAACCTCCCACAATCCTTGGCTGATTTCATCATGAGATTGGCTGTCCCCAATCCTGAAATTGAAGCAACGGCGGTCATAAGTGTCGTCATGGATCAGTCATCCAGCGCTAAAATTCTGCCGATCATATTCGACATCGATGTGTTCAAGATCACGAACCATCCGGGGAACAGCGAAGATATATGGAACGATTTTGACCAATTGCGGATCTTCAAGAATGAAATATTCTTCAATAGTATCACGGATAAAGCAAAGGAGCTGTTTCAATGA
- a CDS encoding nucleotidyltransferase domain-containing protein: MAKIPDHIRSVIALYIKRLEENRIHVSQAILFGSYATGGFTEWSDIDLAIVSDAFQGSRIADRAKVRKITLGVSCDIETIPFRPEDFVAADPFVREILETGTRLI, from the coding sequence ATGGCTAAAATCCCGGATCACATCCGAAGCGTGATTGCGCTGTATATCAAAAGGCTTGAGGAAAACCGGATTCATGTAAGTCAGGCAATTCTTTTCGGGAGTTATGCTACCGGTGGGTTCACGGAATGGAGTGATATTGATTTGGCAATCGTATCTGATGCCTTTCAAGGTTCCCGGATTGCTGATCGCGCCAAGGTAAGAAAGATAACCCTCGGGGTGAGTTGTGACATAGAGACGATTCCTTTTCGACCGGAAGATTTTGTTGCTGCTGATCCCTTTGTCAGGGAGATTTTGGAAACCGGCACACGCCTGATCTGA
- a CDS encoding HEPN domain-containing protein, protein MKSEEHIQFWLESAAHDLDAAESLFAAGKYDWCLFLGHLVLEKTLKAILVQKQSEQIPPKTHNLVKLAEKSSLELTDDQKIFLDEVNDFNLEVRYPDYKEAFYLHCSKEYTLENFNKIKDIYQWLKSRITSEA, encoded by the coding sequence ATGAAATCCGAAGAACATATTCAATTCTGGCTGGAGAGCGCTGCGCACGATCTTGATGCGGCCGAAAGTTTGTTCGCTGCGGGGAAATATGACTGGTGCCTTTTTCTTGGCCACCTTGTACTGGAGAAAACGCTCAAAGCTATTTTGGTTCAGAAGCAAAGTGAACAGATACCTCCGAAGACGCATAACCTGGTCAAGTTGGCCGAGAAATCATCGCTGGAACTTACGGATGATCAAAAGATATTTCTGGATGAAGTGAATGATTTCAATCTTGAAGTCAGATATCCTGATTACAAGGAAGCCTTTTACCTCCATTGCTCAAAAGAATATACACTGGAAAATTTCAATAAAATTAAGGATATTTACCAATGGCTAAAATCCCGGATCACATCCGAAGCGTGA
- a CDS encoding DUF86 domain-containing protein: MPTGPDNVVLNKAAAIERFLRRMRQEYAFNPALDNYTHIDAMILNIERACQAAIDLAQHLVAENHLGVPQSSADLFILLKKANVLSEETARAMIAMTGFRNVAIHEYQELEIAILRAIAEKEYKSLISFCREAGVEIRE; the protein is encoded by the coding sequence ATGCCTACCGGGCCCGATAATGTGGTCTTGAACAAGGCTGCCGCGATAGAGCGCTTCTTAAGGAGAATGCGCCAGGAGTATGCCTTCAACCCCGCGCTGGATAATTACACCCATATCGATGCGATGATTCTCAATATTGAACGGGCCTGCCAGGCTGCCATTGATCTTGCGCAGCATCTCGTGGCCGAAAATCATCTCGGGGTTCCTCAAAGCAGCGCGGATCTGTTTATTCTCCTCAAGAAGGCAAATGTGCTGAGCGAAGAGACCGCCCGGGCGATGATTGCCATGACGGGATTCAGGAATGTGGCTATTCATGAGTATCAGGAACTGGAAATCGCCATTTTGCGCGCGATAGCCGAGAAGGAATATAAATCCCTCATCTCTTTTTGCCGGGAAGCAGGGGTAGAAATAAGAGAATAG
- a CDS encoding nucleotidyltransferase domain-containing protein, with amino-acid sequence KFKDLTPMNLTPKIKRCTKEILSGDARILAVYLLGSALRENLGPESDIDLALMLEAGAKLSSIERLKIANDLAYKLERTVDLGEISSANLVYSREAFLTGVPVFQRNHGRAALRRASLMGMYIQFNLDRKEVLDAYRAR; translated from the coding sequence CTAAATTTAAAGACCTGACCCCCATGAATCTTACCCCTAAAATAAAACGGTGCACAAAAGAGATTTTGTCCGGCGATGCCAGGATTCTGGCGGTTTATTTGCTGGGAAGCGCCCTCAGGGAGAATCTGGGTCCGGAAAGCGATATTGATTTGGCCTTGATGCTGGAGGCAGGGGCAAAATTGAGCTCTATCGAGAGGCTGAAAATAGCCAATGATCTTGCATACAAATTGGAGCGCACGGTGGATCTGGGGGAAATCTCATCGGCAAACCTGGTCTATTCCCGGGAAGCCTTTCTGACAGGCGTCCCCGTTTTTCAGAGAAATCATGGACGAGCTGCTCTCCGCAGGGCCTCTTTAATGGGAATGTACATACAGTTCAATCTTGATCGCAAGGAGGTGCTGGATGCCTACCGGGCCCGATAA
- a CDS encoding type II toxin-antitoxin system VapC family toxin, translating to MEQTILLDTNVLSELMRPQPDVRVLSWFGLNTEVGYYISAVTQAEILLGISLLPAGKRQSGLADAAAEMFSEEFSGRCLPFDEQSAKIYAELVAARTRAGQPISTEDAQIAAIALSNH from the coding sequence ATGGAGCAGACGATATTGTTGGATACTAACGTTTTGTCCGAGCTGATGCGTCCGCAGCCGGATGTTCGTGTATTGTCGTGGTTTGGTTTAAACACTGAAGTCGGGTATTACATTTCTGCTGTTACGCAAGCTGAAATCCTGTTGGGTATTTCGCTGCTTCCGGCAGGTAAGCGTCAAAGCGGATTGGCGGATGCTGCCGCTGAGATGTTTTCTGAAGAGTTTTCGGGGCGCTGCCTGCCATTTGACGAACAGTCTGCGAAAATTTATGCAGAACTGGTTGCAGCAAGAACACGTGCCGGTCAGCCTATCAGCACGGAGGACGCACAGATTGCCGCTATTGCGTTGTCCAACCAT
- a CDS encoding DUF2281 domain-containing protein, protein MNIVERLYNVTKELPEPLLGELLDFAETLRQRKSQGRLTENIAQRIHQRFANLEGEGLPIPERQLSRMPPQWER, encoded by the coding sequence ATGAATATAGTAGAAAGACTTTATAATGTGACCAAAGAACTTCCTGAACCATTGCTGGGCGAGCTATTGGACTTTGCCGAAACTTTAAGACAAAGAAAATCGCAGGGGAGGCTAACGGAGAATATCGCTCAACGTATTCACCAACGTTTCGCAAACTTAGAGGGGGAAGGATTGCCGATCCCGGAACGGCAGTTATCGCGCATGCCTCCCCAGTGGGAGCGTTGA
- a CDS encoding MarR family EPS-associated transcriptional regulator — protein sequence MKNSVYKKLGGEETLNLLREISANPRITQRQMSSRLDIGLGKVNYLIKGLIEKGLLKVESFCTSEHKAAYIYHLTPAGIEERARITVRFLKKKSEEYERLQEDLRQLEVNPVAAQILADGN from the coding sequence ATGAAGAATTCTGTATATAAAAAGCTCGGCGGCGAGGAAACGCTCAATCTTCTGCGGGAAATCTCTGCAAATCCGCGCATTACGCAGCGTCAGATGTCTTCCCGGCTTGATATCGGCTTGGGCAAGGTAAATTACCTCATTAAGGGGCTGATCGAAAAGGGGCTTCTCAAGGTGGAGAGTTTCTGCACGTCGGAGCACAAGGCCGCCTACATCTACCACCTCACGCCGGCCGGGATTGAAGAGCGCGCGCGGATCACCGTGCGTTTTCTGAAAAAGAAGTCCGAGGAATACGAGCGATTGCAGGAGGACCTCCGTCAGCTCGAAGTTAATCCCGTCGCGGCACAGATACTCGCCGACGGAAATTAG
- a CDS encoding DegT/DnrJ/EryC1/StrS family aminotransferase, whose protein sequence is MDFIDLKTQQKRIKETLDANIQKVLAHGQYIMGPEVKELEAKLGVYVGAKHAISCASGTDALLMALMAYGVGPGDAIFTTPFTFLATAEVISLLGATPVFVDIDPKTYNIDPEKLEKAIIALKSNDSSLHPLPNNNVKLKTGNVTLSPKGVIPVDLFGLSADYDAINKIAKDHALFVIEDAAQSFGAEYKGRRAGALADIACTSFFPAKPLGCYGDGGMCFTDDDQLANIMESIRVHGQGSDKYDNIRIGINGRLDTLQAAILLAKFAIFPEEINLRQEAAQRYTSLLAANSSLLTPHIAAGCKSAWAQYSLLAKNEAQRAALMDQLKAAGIPTAIYYPKPLHLQTAFAFLGYAPGAFPASEDAASRIFSIPMHPYLQKEDQTKIAEIMRSAC, encoded by the coding sequence ATGGATTTTATCGATCTTAAAACCCAGCAAAAGCGAATCAAAGAGACACTGGATGCGAATATCCAGAAGGTTCTGGCGCACGGCCAATACATCATGGGCCCGGAAGTCAAGGAACTGGAAGCGAAACTGGGTGTCTATGTTGGTGCAAAACACGCGATCAGTTGCGCTTCCGGGACGGACGCCCTTCTCATGGCCCTGATGGCCTACGGTGTCGGCCCGGGCGATGCGATCTTTACAACGCCTTTCACGTTCCTCGCCACGGCTGAGGTCATCAGTCTTCTCGGGGCCACACCGGTCTTTGTCGATATCGATCCCAAAACCTACAACATAGACCCGGAAAAGTTGGAAAAAGCCATCATCGCCCTCAAATCGAATGATTCTTCTCTCCACCCTTTGCCTAATAATAACGTAAAACTTAAAACGGGAAACGTAACACTGTCTCCCAAAGGCGTCATCCCCGTCGATCTCTTTGGCCTGTCCGCCGACTACGATGCCATCAACAAAATCGCCAAAGATCACGCCCTCTTCGTCATCGAAGACGCCGCCCAGTCCTTCGGCGCTGAATACAAGGGCAGAAGGGCAGGGGCCTTGGCCGATATCGCCTGCACCTCCTTCTTCCCGGCCAAACCCTTGGGTTGCTACGGCGACGGCGGAATGTGCTTCACCGATGACGATCAATTGGCAAATATTATGGAATCCATCCGCGTCCACGGCCAAGGCTCGGATAAATACGACAATATCCGGATAGGCATCAATGGCCGGCTTGATACTCTCCAGGCAGCCATTCTCCTGGCCAAATTCGCAATCTTCCCGGAAGAAATAAATCTGAGGCAAGAGGCAGCCCAACGCTACACCTCGCTTCTAGCTGCCAACTCCTCGCTCCTTACCCCTCACATAGCCGCAGGCTGCAAGAGCGCCTGGGCGCAATATTCCCTGCTCGCGAAGAATGAAGCGCAGCGGGCGGCGTTAATGGATCAACTCAAGGCGGCGGGCATTCCCACAGCGATCTACTACCCCAAGCCCCTGCACCTGCAGACAGCCTTCGCGTTCCTGGGTTATGCGCCGGGGGCATTCCCCGCGAGCGAAGACGCCGCCAGCCGGATCTTCAGTATTCCCATGCACCCATACCTTCAAAAAGAAGATCAAACGAAAATTGCAGAAATCATGAGGAGCGCTTGCTAA
- a CDS encoding MarR family EPS-associated transcriptional regulator, with protein sequence MANSWQPKLDCEETLDILREISANPYVTQRQMSARTEISLGKVNFLIRALIEKGLVKTENFLTSEHKAAFIYRLTPAGIEERERITVRFLRKKSEEYERLKEDIRLLEQDVAAADGLSGSRDGFQSAG encoded by the coding sequence ATGGCAAATTCATGGCAACCAAAACTTGACTGTGAAGAAACACTCGACATTCTTCGGGAAATATCCGCCAATCCTTATGTGACACAGCGGCAAATGTCCGCACGGACCGAGATCAGCCTTGGCAAGGTCAATTTCCTGATCCGGGCGTTGATCGAAAAGGGGCTGGTCAAGACCGAAAATTTTCTGACCTCGGAGCACAAGGCGGCCTTCATCTACCGCCTCACGCCGGCGGGGATCGAGGAGCGTGAGCGGATCACCGTGCGTTTCCTGCGGAAGAAGTCCGAAGAATACGAAAGATTGAAGGAAGACATACGCCTGCTTGAGCAGGATGTGGCCGCGGCGGATGGGCTTTCCGGCAGCCGCGACGGGTTTCAGTCAGCCGGATAG